A part of Rattus rattus isolate New Zealand chromosome 6, Rrattus_CSIRO_v1, whole genome shotgun sequence genomic DNA contains:
- the LOC116903214 gene encoding testis-expressed protein 52-like isoform X2, with translation MANSPKKTSLQKRDLSHVSPTREPFLKMIHAREFFPTYQTWTQREFLLPKETGKFPGFTQQSYHKLAGKQPPWTELKSKVHHRLFYPWKDPVEHTWGFHTWLDVGRLPATFPTRPDVPYDSNVWRYLTHSSAYRLPAAKPGIPPPSWMGPHSFLTFINATPIFVDMNRKKQIIVRTVKELKEIEKLKLRSELRAPPLDAHGNILPPPNFKKSQYISAGGRLVPWGLQFLPNPLPNNFSKNWPCPNRQPHYQETILKLARLPTVPLSEDLVKDYQALIKNRLAIPVHYLSKAGPAKTSEGRRKRRPGHV, from the exons ATGGCCAACAGCCCGAAGAAAACATCCCTCCAGAAGCGAGACCTGAGTCATGTATCTCCTACCAGGGAACCTTTCCTGAAG ATGATCCATGCCAGAGAATTCTTCCCAACCTATCAGACTTGGACTCAGCGTGAGTTCCTCCTCCCCAAAGAGACCGGGAAGTTCCCGGGCTTCACCCAGCAAAGCTACCACAAGCTGGCCGGGAAACAGCCACCATGGACAGAGTTGAAGTCTAAGGTGCATCACCGGTTATTCTATCCTTGGAAGGATCCAGTCGAGCACACCTGGGGCTTCCACACATGGCTTGATGTGGGACGTTTGCCTGCTACCTTCCCCACTAGACCAGACGTACCCTATGACAGCAATGTCTGGCGCTATTTGACTCACTCCAGTGCTTACCGCCTCCCTGCCGCAAAGCCTGGCATTCCTCCACCCTCCTGGATGGGCCCACATAGCTTCCTGACCTTCATCAATGCTACCCCCATCTTCGTGGACatgaacagaaagaagcagataATTGTGAGaacagtgaaggagctgaaggaaattGAGAAACTCAAGCTGAGGAGCGAACTAAGGGCCCCTCCGCTCGATGCCCATGGCAATATCCTACCTCCACCAAACTTCAAGAA GTCCCAGTACATATCTGCTGGTGGAAGGCTTGTTCCTTGGGGCCTCCAGTTCCTACCCAACCCACTTCCCAATAATTTCAGCAAGAACTGGCCCTGCCCAAATCGTCAACCTCATTACCAGGAGACGATCCTGAAACTGGCTCGACTGCCCACTGTACCCCTGAGCGAAGACCTTGTGAAGGACTACCAAGCCCTGATTAAAAACCGGTTGGCCATACCGGTCCACTACCTATCCAAGGCAGGACCAGCTAAAAcatcagagggaaggaggaaaaggagacctGGACATGTCTGA